The Lutibacter sp. A64 genome segment TATTAATAAATTACAAGCAGATTATATTTTAGTTACCCATGCGCATCAAGATCATATTTTAGACGTAGAAGCCATTGCCAAAAGAACAGGGGCAAAAGTAATTTCTAATTTTGAGATTGTATCGTATTTTGAAGCCAAAGGAATTGAAGGTCACCCAATGAATCATGGTGGTAAATGGACATTCGATTTTGGAACTGTACATTTTACAAATGCGATACATTCTAGCTCTTTTCCTGATGGAACTTATGGAGGGCAGCCAGGTGGATTTGTAATTGAAACACAAAACCATAGGTTATACATTTCTGGAGATACTGCTTTAACGTATGATATGAAACTAATTCCGGATTTTATTGGTGAATTAGACTTAGCAATTTTACCAGTTGGAGATAATTTTACTATGGGAATAAAAGAGGCTATAAAAGCGAGTTCTTTTTTAAATTGTAGCAAAGTTTTAGGTGTACATTTTGATACTTTTGGATATATTAAAATAGACCACAAAGAAGCTTTTGAAAAGTTTGCTAAGGCTAAAAAAGAATTGTATTTATTACCAATTGGTGGAAATTTAAAAATTTAAGCATATTTTATATTATGAATACTCGTAAAATTATTGGTGTACTATTAATTGTTTTAAGTTTGGGATTGGGTTACTTTGGTTTAAATAAAGTAAGCGATAACTCTACTTCAATTGAAGTATTAGAT includes the following:
- a CDS encoding metal-dependent hydrolase — encoded protein: MKITYLGHATLSIETKDKTLLVDPFITGNELAKDIDINKLQADYILVTHAHQDHILDVEAIAKRTGAKVISNFEIVSYFEAKGIEGHPMNHGGKWTFDFGTVHFTNAIHSSSFPDGTYGGQPGGFVIETQNHRLYISGDTALTYDMKLIPDFIGELDLAILPVGDNFTMGIKEAIKASSFLNCSKVLGVHFDTFGYIKIDHKEAFEKFAKAKKELYLLPIGGNLKI
- a CDS encoding LPXTG cell wall anchor domain-containing protein, with amino-acid sequence MNTRKIIGVLLIVLSLGLGYFGLNKVSDNSTSIEVLDLKVDLSNNSEKELGYVYVGLAVLVLGGGLFLLKKNSN